The region ccaattgacatttactcctgaggtgctgacctgttgcacccctctacaaccactgtgaatattattattatttgaccctgccggtcatctatgaatgttgcaacatcttgtccatgttctgttataatctccacacagaacagccagaagaggactggccacccctcagagcctggttcctctctaggtttcttcctaggttcctaccTTTCGAGGGAGTTTTTccgagccaccgtgcttctacatctgcattggttgctgtttggggttttaggctgggtttctgtatactgtagcactttgtgacattggctgatgtaaaaagggctccTCCAACTCGGGACTTCTGGGAAAACTGGATGATTTTGGAGGTACCGGAATTTGGCAGCCATTTTATTAACATAGACATAGTATATATTTTAGGTGGGCGTGCAGGGCAAATCTAACTGATTCTTAGGAGTTGCACAGTGGTCTGTGAACAGGAAGGAGTTCATCACGGCGAACCCCACCCAAGGTCTCATCGAAGCCAAAGATATTCAGGCCTGCACTGACACAGCCTTTTCTCTCACTCGTGTTGACGGCTTGCCCACGAAGGTTGGGGTGTTTGTGAATTATGAAGGCGGGCAGGTCTCGTTTTACAACGTCAAGGCCAAGCCTCACATGTACTCGTTCGTCGTCTGTACCTTCAGAGAGAATGTTTTTCCTTTCTTTGCCCCTTGTCGAAGTGACGATGATAAGAAAGAGATCCTACCTCTTGTTTTATCTCCAGTTCAGCTCACAGAATGATACACATAATTTTTTGGGAGTTCAAAGATTTCTTACAAACCTTTTGACTTTGACATTATATTGATTCTTGCTCATAGAAAAACTGAAAAAACAATGAATTTACATCATTAAACAACTGCATAGAAAATAGCATAAGAAAACACTAATTTAATGACATAAATGATGATATATAATACAGAACACTTGCAACATATTACAGGATATTTATTTTCCAACCTGGGAGTTTTGGTAAAGATACTGGCAAAATTGCATAATGTTACTACTGTGTACGAAACCCATATAAAGTGATGAACTaaatacagttaaagtcggaagtttacatacacttagattggagtgattaaaactcatttttcaaccattccacaaatttcttgttaacaaactatagttttggcaagtcagttaggacatctactttgtgcatgacacaagtaatttttccaacaattgtttacagacagattgtttcacttataattcactgtatcacaattccagtgggtcagaagtttacatacactaagttgactgtccctttaaacagcttgggaaattccagaaaattatgtcatggctttagaagcttctgataggctaattgacataatttgagtcaattggaggtgtacctgtgcatgtatttcaaggcctaccttcaaactcagtgcctctttgcttgacatcatgggaaaatccaaaagaaatcagccaagacctcagaaaaaaaattgtagaccgacggtaccacgttcatctgtacaaacaatagtacgcaagtataaatatcatgggaccacgcagcaagcatacttccaaagttgtggcaaaatggcttaaggacaacaaagtgaaggtattggagtggccatcacaaagccctgacctcaatcctatagaacatttgtgggcagaactcaagaagcgtgtgcgagcaaggaggcctacaaacctgactcagttacaccagctctgtcagtaggaaCGGGCCAGAATTCACcaaacgtattgtgggaagcttatggaaggctacctgaaacgtttgaaccaagttaaacaattttaaaggcaattctaccaaatactaactcggtgtatgtaaacttctgacccactgggaatgtaacgaaagaaataaaagcagaaataaatcattctctctactattattctgacatttcacattttttaaataaagtggtgattccagctgacctaaaacagggattttttaccagggttaaatgtcaggaattatgaaaaactgagtttaaatgtgtttggctaaggtgtatgtaaacttccgacttcaactgtatgtctgtgttCCTCAAgatatagttgttgttgtatcaATGTGGACCAGTGTTTCTTGTCCAAGAAAGAACTCCAAGGTTAAATTGATAATTCACACGATTTACAAAATAACACATTAGTATCCTTATTCTGTAAGTAGTCCATGGagaggtatgacagcaatccatgatttgttttattttcccTAGTATGGTTTTCaaatgctaacgttttagcatttgtggggCAAATCCCATGCAAGTCAGCTTTTTTTTCAAATTTGAATTTTTTTCGCACATATCCAAATCATTACAAAATATCTCAAATTGATTGTGCTCAACAATGTCACTATAGATGACTTGGACATAATGCGTTAAACATGCTAATATAGGTACCATGACTTGGCATTTGTACCTTGTCCATGAACTGCTCATATAAAGAAATGTATACCTGTACCTCACACATATTTAGATACAAATTGAGAATCTTAAACTGTCACTTCTATCTCAGTACTCTATTACTAAATCCAACACTACTATGCACTCTGTTCAAAGGGAAAGGTATCATGTATGTATCTGTGTATAGAACCATCTAGAATGCTTGTAAAAGCACAAAGCCTGTTTTATCACGGCCAGTGCCAATTATGGTTTCCACCATttcaaagtagtcaactgggttggACTTCAGACATAGGCAGCTGGTGGctgccttaattggggaggaagtGCTCATATTAACGCCCTGAAACATAGTGGTATTGAACACATGATTTCCATGTGTCAACTcactccagccattattatgagccatcctcccctcaccagcctcctgttgGGTTAACATTTTTAGATATTTAGCAGACCATCTACAGGAGCAATAATGGTTTAGTTCCTTGCTCagggacagatttttcacctagtcatctAAGGGAGTCAAACTAAcaacctttttggttactggtccaatgctcttaacgtctaggctacctgccgcttacAGGATGAATCACAGCATTCCTTCCAGGTcagcaggagggatcagccaacgCATTATACCAGACAGAAGAGAAGGCAAAACACTCGGCTCCCTAATTTCTTCTGATCGGGCAGGGCCACTCTGGTCTACTTATTTCCTCTTTGTGTCCCCTCCCTGCTCACCCCACTAAGTAGACCAGAACCAACTGTTCCCTCTCTTGCATGAGCATGCTAGAGGTTTTGGAGGAACCGTTAGCTCTCGCGTGAAAAGCATGCTCACGTTAGAAAAGAAACGCCCACTTACAAAGACAGGAACCTTGACCATTTCTTTCAATGGTAAACGGCCTGAGTAACTTGTTTATCCACCATATTTGATTATATTTCTGAGCAAATATTCCAGCACTATGCATGATCTAGGCCTTATGCCTGTTTAAACTATACACaatccagcacagtaggtggaaGTATTCACCAATAAGTTCATAGAAGTAGAATATTGACTCctttaaaatggagatggccCTCAATGGCACTGTCCATATTGTCACAGAAAGGACAATGGAAAATATAGGGGGTGTGTCCTCTTGTCCATCTCTAGGATGACATGACTTTTGAAAGGAGTATTTAATGCTTTTTTCCAGATGTAAAGTAGAAGCAAATAGGAGAGAACACATTCAAAGGGAAGAAAGTTCCTTGTAAGAGAATTTCATACTATCAGCAGGTAACTTAATATTGAAACAACAAACCCTTTTAGAAGTCTATCATGGTATTCTAATACTCCTAAAGAATATGGGTACATTTCcatttgtgtattttttttattttaatcttCCTTTGTACTTGTGGGGAAAAGTAGCTTAAATCCCAGCTGTTATAAGAAATGTCAGATGTTTTTGTTCTGTGTTTTATCTTCCTGTCATGGAATATTCagttgatatttttttttacaattactgAAAGTGATATGTCCATTGGTACAGTGCACCTTTTATTGTTGTATGTGGATGGATATTATTGGATATAATTGCTTTTAAGCACATTTGTTTGGGGCTCAGCAGTTCTAAACAGTGTATTGATAGATTTGCATTGTAATTATATTCAAAATGTTTACAGGCATTTATCAGGAGAGATATTTCCTCATGTTTATCAAAGATGGTGTCATTTCTGAGAAACAGATGATGATCTCTAGGTCAGGTTAATGAAGGAACTGTGAGCTCGCTCGGGAAAAGATGCTCACTCTAAAGAGGGAAACCCCACTTACACAGACAATATATAATTGCTTTTAAGCAAATTTGTTTATGGCTGAGCAGTTCTAAACAGTGTATTGACATTCTTGATGTCACCCTGTACTTTTACAGTATGTTGTTAAACCTGTTCTAGAGATCATCTGATATGGTCTTAGACACGAAGGGCATTAAAAGGGACATTTCCCCTTAGCTCTGCCACTGTACatattcattactacattacgTTTTGTCATAGACTACAAGTCCAAACCACAATCTAGAATATGCACATTTTAATTTCACTGCTAAAATCAGGAAGTTTCGACTTTCTGTGCATTCGTCTGCTCAGAGTGCAGAACAAGGTTCGACATTCATAGCAAATGCATGATGAACGACGGGTACAGAGCAGGAAGCACTGCCCCAACATGATatcagtgctgtgaaaaagtatttgccccctttccaATTTCCTCTACTTTTGCAGAtttttatactgaatgttattAGATCTACGCAAACccaatattagataaagggaacctgagttaccaaataacacaacaattacatacgTATCATCTATTTCATAAACAAACTTTCCAATCCCCCTGTTTAACAAAGTAATTGCACCCTTACACTTTAGCTGCAATGACCCCAACCAAACGCTTCTTGTAGttggaattttggcccactcttccatgcagaactgctttaactcagcgacatttgtggttttcaagcatgaactgctcgtttcaagtcctgccacaacatcttagttgggattaggtctggactttgactaggctatTCCAAAACTTCACATTTGTTGCTTTTTAGTTATTTTTATGTAGACTTGAgagtgtgttttggatcattgtcttgctgcatgacccagctgcgttTCAGTTTCAGCTCACACATGGaaggcctgacattctcctgtagaattctctgattcAGAGCAGAATTcctggttccttctattaagacaagttgtccaggtcctgaggcagcaaagcatcatCAAAATATCACATTactaccaccatgcttgactgttggtatgaggttcttactgtggaatgcagtgtttggttttcactAGGCATAATGGGACACATGTCGTCCAAAAAGTTGCAcgtttgactcatctgtccatagaacattcttccaagagtcttgatcatccaggtgctcccagatgctttttggcaaacttgagtcaactGTTTGTACGAGACCGGTCCTAtgataaattaaaaaaacaatgcTTTATTCCTTTAAGGAGGCAAATACTCATCAGCAGAGTTGAGTGAAATACCCCTCAGCAAAGTTTGAAATTGGCATGGTCTAGTTGACTCAACAACTAAAAACACAGAAGTTTAGGTTCCTTAATAAACCAGAAAATCTATACTTATTTCTGGTTGTTCATGAAAGTTAATTGGTCctactttgtagtatacccctctgcaTTTCATGAACAATTTATTGTAGGCTGCATTTCAAAACAATGCATTTTAACATAATTCCAAAtattgtactgtacatacatttttgACATTTGAGTTATTTACCAATGACaccatactgtattctagagAATTCTAAAGATGGGGAATACACAGAGTGTCCTTGAGAAGAAAGGATACACTATCCTGAGGAAGGTAGAGAATGGTGTCATAGCTACTGACAAAGATGGGGACCAGTTTGTCATTAAAGAGATCAAACTGAATGAGGTAAGTGGACACCATTTTGTTTTCTTTGAGAGTAACGATTTCCAATAAGGTGTGTTATTTATGTGACTATAGATCATTTATAAGGAATTTGGCATGAGTCTGCTTTTGTTGTGTTAATCATATTTCATAAATTATACTATATGCTGCCACATGTCAGTCTCTTTTTGTACTTATTTGACTTATTTCATTGTATTGTTTTACTGTAAATTGTGTTgcaattttaaattatttttttaatcttAAAAGGGGGTATATGGTTTAAGCTGATATATGGTTTAAGATGGTTATACTTCTGTATGGATAGTTTAACTATTTGATGTAGATTATCAAAAATAtatgtaaataaatataaaatattgaatttggcctttactactatagccgatagaaacgcattgaataacacattcacaaatggcaaaaaagacagtaaaGAAATAAATCGTAAGGAGTaaagttttgaagtgtctgtcctgaatgtaggagatataagaagttcaggaaatatatatatttaacccctagctccatacttccattcatgtgaaaccatcgtgttcgtgagagtctcatcttcccatagagtggtcataatagtttgtaggccaaaccgttcggacgctaccgTCGTTTTCGTGACTAGACAGATTTTCGGGATGtcccatggtctgacaaacaccgctgtagctcggtCACCTTCCACCACAGATACGGAAGACGGATGCGGATACGGAAGGCGGATGCTGTGGCTAGAGAACAGCCAATGGAGCGTTGTTTTTAGAATACGGAGGAGGTGGCGTGGTTTATCCAGGTTTATCCGTTCTGACGCAACAGTCGTTTTCGTGACGAGACAGATTTTCGGGATGtcccatggtctgacaaacaccgttgTAGCTCGGTCACCTTCCACCACAGATACGGAAGACGGATGCGGATACGGAAGGCGGATGCTGTGGCTAGAGAACAGCCAATGGAGCGTTGTTTTTAGAATACGGAGGAGGTGGCGTGGTTTATCCAGGTTTATCCGTTCTGACGCAACAGTCGTTTTCGTGACGAGACAGATTTTCGGGATGtcccatggtctgacaaacaccgttgTAGCTCGGtcaccttccaccacagatgcggaTGCGGATACGGAAGGCGGATGCTGTGGCTAGAGAATAGCCAATGGAGCGTTGTTTTTAGAATACGGAGGAGGCGGCGTGGTTTATCCTCTGGATGCGGAGGATTGAGAAGCGGAAATCTCTAGTTTAAAGTGACAGATTTTTATGTGGATTTtttttatgttacttagattgacgtaTCAGTGCTTCAATAGACTCTAGgggtttaaataaagtttgaaggGAGACAGCTATGCCTAATTTACAAACCTTTATAAAGTAAAGTGTTTCGTTTTGATTGAGTAATGTGGTTTTTGCTTTAATAGCCCTCAGATTTAAAGGCCAGTGCTGGAGGCATTTTCTCTGAGGTTGAAACTCTCCTGCAGATAAATCACCCCCATGTTTTAAGCCACAAGAACTCTTTCCAAGGTAACTAATGTGTTTCCTTTTCAGTTTTGAGAGACAATGTTATGGGTGATTTCCCAGATAAAGATTACAACTCCATTGAGAATGCTTTCTAGTCCAGGACTAAACTTAATCTGTGTCTGAGACACCGTCCCAATATGTTTTTTTGCACAGTATCAAGATACCACAGTATCAACATAACATTTAAACAGAGGAGCTAGCATGCTTTAACATTATGTCCCACAACACTATATTCACACAAACTATGCATGATTACAGATGATACAAATTACTATGTAGTGACGGACCATTGTGACGGCGGAAATCTCGCACAGAAGATCAAAGAGGGGATCCCATTTTCAGAAGAGCAGGTTTCTGATGGAATAAAATATTGGTTGTGTTCCAGACTGAATACATTGCAGATGTCACATTGCCTCAACCAATGGTTGCATGCCAAGTCATCAACTCTGCAGTCAGGCATCAGATTGATATATCATATATTAGCTGATATGTTCACCCATCAAggtgttgtgaaatctgtcaggcttctgcaatgtagtcagcctggaacaAAGCCATTTCTATTTATGACATATCAAATTTATTTTGTTTTAGGCTAAACAAATTCTGGACTGCTTTACTTCTCAGATGATGGACTGGTTTGTCAAAATCTGCATGGCTCTGAAGCATGTCCATGAACTGGGCCTTCTTCACAGAGACCTGAGACCACAGGTACACactggtctgctaggtggttctCAACCCTCTCCTCAGCAACCGCCATATGTTCAATGTTTATGATCTACTCCAAAGATGGCAAACAGGTGTGCTAGTTCAGTTTACTACAACATTTAAATTACTCTCCGAGGGGAGGTTTGAGAACCACCATTGAACACcaatgtcatcaaggcaagggtggctactttgaagaatctcaaatataaaatatttttgggttactacacgattccatgtgtgttatttcatagttttgatgtcttcactattattatagaatttagaaaatagtaaaaattaagtaaaacccttgaatgagtaggtgtgtcaacacttttgactggtactgtatgtttatataatatatttttttacacatatttaaccctttTTGGGGGGTAGGTAGAAaattacctccatacttccatacatttttttaactgGTACACGTTACCTTTAGACGAGTCCCATAAAACGGAGAGCACCATCGTGTTTGTGAGAATCTCCCCTTTTcacagtggggtcacattagtttgtagcccaaacagttcggaccctacaaacagaagttggcacatcgacgGTACTAACTTCAGATGAGCCCATTGGGGCTAAATATGTATTtacatgtttttgttatttttgagtTAGTGGCTTCCACGCACCCCAGGGGCCAAATCTGTGTTGGCGCCATATCTATATctttcaaaatgttttgcttaGCCGCCCACGCACCACTAgtatacaaaatatatacatCATTTTTTCCATATTAACACAGAAATAATGGTAAATTGTGTTTTGTGGTCGGAAACTAGTTACTTGACAACGTCCTAATATTTCTTAAGGATCAAAACAAGGGTTTCCAAATGATGACTCTTTGACCCCTGTTGGTGCTTTTAGGGTTATTCTGTACATATTCATCATCTTTTTGAAAAGACAAGGGTTAGAGTTATCCTGAATATAGCCTTTATGTGGGACAATTAACTGTATTTGTTATTTGATGTGATATAAATGGTTAATTAGCTGTTTTGTTTTCACTcaactaaatatatatatttttcttcactAGAATATATTCCTCACAAAATTTGGGACACTTTGTTTGGGAGATTTCGGAAGAGTCAATGAAAAGTAtgttacctttttttttttttttacaataataaAGTGGTGAAAATGTATTTGAATACATAGATGTTACATCCTGTTAAATGATTGTCTGCTGATGAGTATCTCTCCTACCAGTGCTTCTCAATGTGGATCTTCAGACAATGGAATGATGGGTTATTTAGGCCCAGAGAGTCTGACTGGTGGAATTTATGACACCAAAAGGTACATTccaaataaaaacaaacaaaaatatatcAAAGGGGACCTGCAACCCTGTGATGTCATATGTTTGGCCAAAGCAAAAATAATATTTCCATAATGAACATTTGCCTCCAATGTGAAATCACCATGGAGAATAAATATAAATGCATTTTCCCTCCTTTGCAGTGATATTTGGTCCTTGGGATGTGTGCTGTATGAGTTGTGTATGCTTCAGAGTGCAGTAAGTAAATCCTCCATCTCCTTATTTGCCTCTTGCTAAAGCAACATGCAGTGTGATAGTAACAGTTCTTTCTTAACAGTTCACTGCAGCAAGCACAATCAAGCTCATTCCCAAAATACTGGGGGGTCCTTACCCATCTCTCCCAGAGAGTTTCTCACCTGAGCTCCATAAACTACTGTGTGACATCTTCCAACGAGACCCGACCGGTAGACCTTCAGCTGGTGAAATCCTGGCAGAACCCTTCATTATTAGTTTCCTCATAAAAAAGGTTTGCAATACATGATGATATGTTACAATTGTTTGTTtgttcattcatccatccataaaTTCCATTCTTCAATCAAATGATCTGTTTGTCTGTCCACCCATTCATCTATCTGTCTAAATTAATTTTCTTATAGAATGAAAAAACTGGAGGAGCTCCAGACAAATTTGAACAATCTGAGAACGCTGGCAGACGGCTTGGAGAGTGTGCACCAGGGCACCACCATAGGCAGTCTGACTGGAGGTGTTATTGGGGCAGCTGGAGGAATCACTTCCATAGTAGGCCTCATCCTGGCTCCCTTCACTCTTGGCGCCTCCCTGATCGTCACAGGGGTGGGAATTGGGGTGGCTGTCGCTGGTGGAGCCACAGCCGGAGTATCCAACATCACCAACATGGTCAATCAGTATACCGACCGCAAAGCCATCACGAACATCATCAAGGAGTTCCAGGAGAAGATGAACTCTTTGGTGACATCTCTACAAAACATCGCTGAGGGTTTGGAGACTTGCAGGATGAGTGGCTCCTTTACCACAGAAAGAGTCAGTTTAAATGCAGAGAAGCTAGCAAGTGCTGGGGCGAGGGTTGGGAGGGGCCTAGGAAGCATCCCGGAGCTTGTCCGATTGGTCCAAGTGGCCTCCATTGGCAAGGTGGCAGCCCAAACTGCAAGGGCTGTGCGTGTTGCAGAGATGGCAACAGGAATATTCTCTGCTTTCTTTGTAGCAGTTGATATCTTCTTCATCGCCATGGACGCAAAAGAGATCCACAACATACGACAGGCGAAGGCTGAGAAACAGTCTAGTGATAGCAGTAAGTTACACGTGATGGACACAGACTACGACTAAGCTGAACCCTGAATGTGAAGAACCAAAGGCTGAGGTCAAGTCAGAGACCATGAAGTTCATCCAGACGATCAGACATACAGCTGATCAGCTACAGGAGAGCCTGGACGAACTGAGGGACGTCATCTCATTCATTCCTAAGAGAGAGGACTGTCACTTAGACAATTGAAACTAAACTCAGTTGTAGTGATTGTAAAAGATGCAGAAACAAGAAATAGAGCAAATTGAGTCATTCATTGATACACAACTTCTCTGTAAAACACAGGTATAGGCAGTGTGACTTTGACACCCTGATAGGCCTTTAGGTTTTAATCGTGAGCAAAATCCCTTTTCTGTTCTTCAATTTTTGCAAAAATCAGCTATGATACGTAGGTTGTAGAAACATAAGTATATATCTCACAAATCAGCTATGATAAGTAGGTTGTAGAGACATAATTATACAGTATAGCTCtgcttttgtcacgtcctgaccagtaaaggggttatttgttattgtagtttggtcaggacgtggcagggtgtgtttgttttatgtggttcgggctatgtatttaggtagaggggtgtttggtttatgtgttccgggatttgttagtctatgttctatgttagtgtatttctatgttctgtctagtctattgtatttctatgtttaggtaattattttggccttcaattggaggcagctgttcctcgttgcctctgattgaaggtcctatatagaaggGTGTGTTTTGTATggggtttgtgggaagttgttttgcactgctagggttagcctgcaaactgttatgTTGTCgtccgttttcttgtttttgtgaagtgttcgtggttatttaaaataaatgtaaaaatgagcactcaacccactgcgccttggtccactctttacgacgaccgtgacagctTTAGTACTGAAGCTCTTTCCTTTCAGGTTATTACAGTTGACATGATTTGAtcagtacattttttttcttACATTCCACTTTTAtacaaccaccatcaccacttcATGTAGGCTATTATTAGATTGAAACAACTGACACTTTTGTAGTTGTGTAATACACCTGATATAATATACTTATTTTGCTCACGGTGTATTACACAACTACAAAAGTGTCAGTTTCAATCTAATAATAGCCTACATgaagtggtgatggtggttgtgtAAAAGTGGAGTTGTTGCAATAAAAGATGTAGTAATTTTTATGAAATTATCCTGGGTAAACAACATCTTATATAATCTATAAAAAATAACTTAACATAGCAACTTAACAAACATATTTTTTGTCCAACTTCTGCTGTGTCCATGATTGATAAATTAATAACTCATAAAACAGTATATCAATGAATCAGATAAACAGTTAAAAATATGAACTTCAATTCAACATCACCTAAAAAGTTGGAAAACGATgtgaaatggataaaaaaaatatgaattataaagagtgagctccaaaagtattaggAAAGGgcaacatttgttgttgttttggctctgtactcaagTCCTgtactttaacctcagtcattttATAATTTAAAGTACAGACTGACAGCTTTCATTTGAGGGctttttcatccatatcgggtgaaccgtttagaaattacagccatTTGTGTACATAGTTCCCCCCCATTTAacttatacagtacacagtatgTACTATTAACGTTAACAGGGTATATTTCTAGCATTAACTTTTCTCAGCATGGCCCCCGTTTGACCCTGTCTTACACGCGAGTGGCATGTTAGTGACAGATCGGTATCTCAATGCATACTTTTGTCTAAATTACTATACATTCCAAGTGTGCAGATCcccacaatcaacctgatacccgCAATAAACAATTGTGGGCAACCCTAAATCAATTACGGGCACGGTTGACCTCCACTCGTCCCTCCCGGCCTCATTCTTCTGGCCTCTTTTCATTTTCGGTGCGTCCTCGTAATAGCACACATGTAACTCAAGCCTGTCAAAGTGgatggcccttgataatgtccCAATTTCAATATCTGGGTAATAATCAGATTTTCCAAAGGAGAAGAATGTCTCACCTGAGCTGCATGTTTGTCCATTTTACAACCAGCAGCATGAGAGAAGTTTGGATGTgatctctctccatgctcactcGTCGTGGACGGTCTTAGGACTCGAGCCGCACTCTTGCCGCCCGTACACAGGTCGCTGGCTCGGAGTCAGGTCTCAATTATAGGTGGTGAAGGACAGGGCCGTAGCAAACGCCATTGTCGCCATTACTTCATTTCGTTAGGGCAAATGAAGTCAAACTTCAAAGTGGAAATTCCAAACATtagaagcatttttttttttaactcaaaTTAACTTCAAGTTTgcatttctgtcacgtcctgaccagtagagggtgtagttgggtcaggacgtggcagaagggagtgtgtgttttttattgtttcattgattttggccgtgtgacttccaatcaagcacagctgtagagggttgtggttgattgggagtcacacataaggagcatgtttttcctttgggttttgtgggtaattgtttcttgtttagtgtgtttgcacctgacaggactgttggctgtcagtttccttgttttgtttgttatagtgttctttctaattaaattgaaagatgaatactaactctgctgcattttggtccattcctgaagacagcccttacaattTCCTGCTTTGCTGGAAAATTCTCGTAACAAATGAGGGATCAAAttcagatcctacatctgtagatcagtatttgtattatt is a window of Salmo salar chromosome ssa18, Ssal_v3.1, whole genome shotgun sequence DNA encoding:
- the LOC106577984 gene encoding serine/threonine-protein kinase Nek1 isoform X1 encodes the protein MGNTQSVLEKKGYTILRKVENGVIATDKDGDQFVIKEIKLNEPSDLKASAGGIFSEVETLLQINHPHVLSHKNSFQDDTNYYVVTDHCDGGNLAQKIKEGIPFSEEQAKQILDCFTSQMMDWFVKICMALKHVHELGLLHRDLRPQNIFLTKFGTLCLGDFGRVNENASQCGSSDNGMMGYLGPESLTGGIYDTKSDIWSLGCVLYELCMLQSAFTAASTIKLIPKILGGPYPSLPESFSPELHKLLCDIFQRDPTGRPSAGEILAEPFIISFLIKKNEKTGGAPDKFEQSENAGRRLGECAPGHHHRQSDWRCYWGSWRNHFHSRPHPGSLHSWRLPDRHRGGNWGGCRWWSHSRSIQHHQHGQSVYRPQSHHEHHQGVPGEDELFGDISTKHR
- the LOC106577984 gene encoding serine/threonine-protein kinase Nek1 isoform X2; this translates as MGNTQSVLEKKGYTILRKVENGVIATDKDGDQFVIKEIKLNEPSDLKASAGGIFSEVETLLQINHPHVLSHKNSFQDDTNYYVVTDHCDGGNLAQKIKEGIPFSEEQMMDWFVKICMALKHVHELGLLHRDLRPQNIFLTKFGTLCLGDFGRVNENASQCGSSDNGMMGYLGPESLTGGIYDTKSDIWSLGCVLYELCMLQSAFTAASTIKLIPKILGGPYPSLPESFSPELHKLLCDIFQRDPTGRPSAGEILAEPFIISFLIKKNEKTGGAPDKFEQSENAGRRLGECAPGHHHRQSDWRCYWGSWRNHFHSRPHPGSLHSWRLPDRHRGGNWGGCRWWSHSRSIQHHQHGQSVYRPQSHHEHHQGVPGEDELFGDISTKHR